The Vibrio crassostreae genomic interval TGGTGATATTGCTGTTGTACACAATGGTATTATCGAAAACCACGAAGCGCTGCGTGCTCTTCTTCAAGAGCGTGGTTATGTGTTTACTTCACAAACGGATACTGAAGTTATCGCTCACTTAGTTGAATGGGAACTTCGTACTTCAGCTTCTTTGGTTGAAGCGCTTCAAAAGACAGCGAAACAATTAGACGGTGCATACGGCACGGTGGCGGTTGATCGTAAAGATCCTAGCCGTATTGTAGTTGCTCGTTCAGGTAGCCCAATCGTTATCGGTTTTGGTGTGGGCGAGAATTTCCTAGCCTCTGACCAACTTGCACTATTAAGCGTAACTCGTCGTTTCATGTACCTAGAAGAAGGTGATGTTGCTGAGGTTACTCGTCGTGATGTAACGGTATTTGATGTAGCGGGTGAGCGTGTAGAGCGTGAAATCGTAGAATCAAACGCAGAACACGATGCTGGTGACAAAGGTCAATACCGTCACTTCATGCAGAAAGAGATCTTCGAACAGCCAACCGCGCTGATCAACACAATGGAAGGTCGTATTTCAGATACGTCTGTGATCACTAATGCTATCGGCGTTAAAGCTGAAGAGATTCTAAGCAAGGTTGAACACGTGCAGATCATCGCATGTGGCACCTCTTACAACTCAGGTATGGCTGCTCGCTACTGGTTTGAATCTCTAGCTGGCGTAAGCTGTGACGTAGAGATCGCTTCTGAGTTCCGTTACCGTGATTTCGTTGTTCGCCCGAACAGCCTTTTAGTGACTCTGTCTCAGTCTGGTGAAACGGCTGATACGCTTGCTGCACTTCGTCTTGCAAAAGAGAAGGGTTACATGTCAGCAATGACCATCTGTAACGTAGCAGGTTCTTCGCTTGTTCGTGAGTCTGATTTTGCCTTTATGACTCGCGCAGGAACGGAGATCGGTGTTGCTTCTACTAAAGCCTTCACAACACAGCTAGCGGCTATGCTGATGATGGTAACGTCAATTGGTCGTCTACAAGGTCGTATCAATGAAGAGAAAGAAGCGGAAATCGTTCAAGCACTTCACCAACTGCCTGCTGATATCGAGAAAGCATTAGCGTTTGATAAAGAGATCGAAGCACTGGCACCTGATTTTGCTGATAAGCACCACACACTGTTCTTGGGTCGTGGTGAGTTCTACCCAATCGCGATGGAAGCATCTCTTAAACTGAAAGAGATCTCTTACATCCACGCAGAAGCATACGCGGCTGGTGAGCTTAAGCACGGTCCTTTGGCTCTTATCGATGCAGATATGCCAGTTGTGGTTATTGCACCAAGTAACGACTTGCTAGAGAAGCTGAAATCAAATGTTGAAGAAGTCCGTGCTCGTGGCGGTCTGCTGTATGTATTTGCAGATGAAGCTGCTGGTTTCGAAAGCGATGAGAACATGAAGATCATCAAGATGCCTCATGTAAGTGAAGTAACTGCATCTATCTACTACACAGTACCAATGCAGCTGCTGTCTTACCATGTTGCGTTGATCAAAGGTACCGACGTTGACCAACCTCGTAACCTAGCGAAAGCTGTAACGGTTGAGTAATCGACAGCTTATCTAAGAAATAGATAATAAGAAGCCCATCCTGTGAACTGACCCCCAATAGTTGGACACCAATTATTGGGGGTCTTTTTATGTCCAAATATAGCCGAGAGCTAAAATGTATCATTGCTAAGCAATATTTAGATGGCACGTCATCTCTCTGCTTAGCAAAACAATATTCAATCTCTTCAAGACAGATACGGTATTGGGCTCAAGTCTTTGCCATCCATGGTACTGATTCATTTTTACCAACTAAGCATGCTGCCTCTGCTCAGACAAAGCGAAAAGCATTGAATTTAATGTGGACGAATGAATGGTCTCTCACGCACACTAGCGCTGTATTAAACCTCTCATCCCCTGGGATACTCTCTGTCTGGCTCAAACGATTTAATGAGCTGGGTATCAAAGGGCTCAAAATGCGCCAGAAAGGAAGACCCTCAATGAAACAGCAACCTCAACGTACCACTAAGCCTGATAATGAAATGACGCTTGAGGAGCTAAAAGAGGAGTTGGTCTACTTACGAACCGAGAATGCCGTTCTAAAAAAGTTGGAAGAGTTGGAGCAGGAAAAAAACCGTCGAACAAAGAAAAAGCGGTCATAGCTCTAACTCTTAAAGGCAAGTACCCACTAAAGCACTTACTGCACACTCTACAGCTGGCAAAAAGTGTCTTTTATTATCAGGCTCAAACGAGCAAGCGCCCAAATAGCTACGAACGTGAGCTGCGGTTGATAAAGTCAATTTATCATGAACATAAGGGTCGATACGGCTACCGCCGTATTCACTTGGAACTAAAAAATCAGGGGGTCGTGCTTAATCACAAAACGGTTCAAAGACTTATGGCTCAGCTGAACCTTAAATCGACAGTCAGGATTAAAAAGTATCGTTCATACCGAGGAGAGTCTGGAACAGCAGCTCCCAACGTGCTTGAAAGAGATTTTAGTGCGACTCAACCCGACGAAAAGTGGGTAACTGATGTCACGGAGTTCAAAGTCAAAGAGCAGAAAGTATACTTGTCTCCCATTGTCGACTTGTTTACTCAGGAAGTGGTTGCTTATAGAGTGGCCCAAAATGCCTGCTTGCCGCTTGTCACGGATATGCTGACGGAGGCTATATCAAAGCTGAAACCCAACTCAAAGCCAATTATACACAGCGATCAAGGTTGGCAATATCGCCATCGACAGTATCAGAAAAAGGTAGCGGAGAGTGGGTTAACGCAAAGCATGTCGAGAAAAGGTAACTGCTTGGATAATGCGGTTGCTGAAAACTTTTTTGCTTTACTCAAAACAGAGATGTATCACAACCAAAGCTTTGAAGATGCAGATGCTCTGATAGAGCAAATTAAAGAATACATCGAGTACTACAATACCAAACGTATAAAAGTGAAACTAAAAGGCCTGACTCCGATAGAATATCGAACTCAGGCCTTGAAAGCCGCTTAACAGAAATGTCCAACTTTACGGGGTCACTTCACTGTGATGGGCTTTTTTATGTCTGTTACTTAAAGCTGTAGCGTCATTAAGCGCTAAGTGCTTGCTCTAGGTCAGCCAAGATATCGTCAATGTGCTCGATACCTACTGAGAGGCGAATCATCTCTGGTGATACACCGGCTTGCTTTTGTTCTGCTTCGCTTAGCTGACGGTGTGTTGTAGAAGCAGGGTGGCAAGCCAGAGACTTGGCATCACCAATGTTCACTAGGCGCTTGAAGATTTGTAGCGCGTCGTAGAAGCGGACACCAGCTTCATAACCGTCCTTCAAGCCAAAAGATAGAATAGCCGATGGCTTACCCTGCATGTATTTTTCAGCAAGCGGGTAGAATTCTGAGCTAGGCAGACCAGCGTAGCTTACCCAACTGACTTTTTCGTGTTGGCTGAGGTATTCTGCCACTTTCAATGCATTCTCTGTGTGTCGCTCCATACGTAACGACAATGTCTCCAAGCCTTGCATCAACATGAAAGCATTCATTGGCGACAGTGCTGCACCTGTATTACGTAGGGGAACCGTTCTAGCTCGACCAATAAACGCAGCCTCACCAAATGCCTCGGTATAAACCACGCCATGATAAGAAGGCTCTGGCTGATTAAAAACAGGGAAGCGCTCTTTGTGCTCTGCCCATGGGAATTTTCCTGAATCGACAATCACGCCACCTAACGTTGTACCGTGACCACCCACGTATTTGGTTAGTGAGTGCACCACGATGTCAGCACCAAAATCGATAGGTTTACACAGCACAGGCGTCGCGACTGTGTTATCAACAATCACAGGCACTCCTTGTGCGTGGGCAAGTTCTGCAACACGTTCTAAGTCGATGATATTACCAGCAGGGTTACCAATACTTTCACAGTAAACCGCCTTGGTTTTTTCATCGATCAGTGCCGCTAAGCTTTCTGGTTTGTCGTCTTTAGCAAAACGAACTTCAATTCCTTGGTTTGGCAACATGTGAGCAAATAGGGTGTAAGTACCACCGTAAAGCTGAGGCGTTGAGACAATGTTGTCACCGATTTGCGCCAACGTCTGAATCGCGTAGTTGATCGCAGCACTGCCCGCACTTACCACTAAGCCTGCAATCCCCCCTTCTAAGGCTGCCATGCGTTTTTCTAACACATCATTGGTTGGATTCATTATCCGTGTGTAGATATTACCTGGCACCGCAAGGTTAAACAGGTCGGCGCCATGTTGTGCGTCATCGAATTCGTAAGCGACGGTTTGGTAAATAGGTGTGGCAACCGATTTGGTTGTTGGATCAGTTTCGTAGCCGAAGTGAATCGAGAGTGTTTCGTCTTTCATGTTTCTTCCCTGAACTATTGAATGATTTGTGTACACTCATATTGCCGATTTTTTTATAAAAGAAAAGTATGTTTAGTCACAGAGAGGCAATTGGAATTGTGTGCGGGATGATTCGTTATTGGTTAGGAAATGCAGGGCGTAAGTTGTACAGATTTAGAAAAGCAAAAAGCCAGAGCAGCATGAACTGTTCTGGCTTTTCTAATTTGGTGGCCCCTCCCAGATTTGAACTGGGGACCGAACGATTATGAGTCGTGCGCTCTAACCACTGAGCTAAGGGGCCGTAGGGCATAGATTATAGGGGAAGCGTTCAATGGTGTCTAGACACTATAAGGGGCAATTCCGCTTACATCTTAGCCACTTAAATCACACAGATAAAAAAAAGGTGAGCCAACGCTCACCTTTTCTTATTTATGCTTAAAAGCTAACCACACTTGAGTGTGCGATTACTCGTCTAGGAAGCTACGCAGAGTTTCTGAGCGGCTTGGGTGACGAAGTTTACGCAGTGCTTTTGCTTCGATCTGACGGATACGTTCACGAGTTACGTCGAACTGTTTACCAACCTCTTCAAGAGTGTGGTCAGTGTTCATGTCGATACCGAAACGCATACGCAGTACTTTAGCTTCACGAGGTGTTAGGCCTGCAAGAACGTCTTTAGTTGCACCGCGTAGGCTGGTTGCCGTTGCAGAGTCTAGAGGTAGTTCTAGCGTTGTATCCTCGATGAAATCACCTAGGTGCGAATCTTCGTCGTCACCGATCGGTGTCTCCATTGAGATTGGCTCTTTAGCGATTTTCAGTACTTTACGGATCTTGTCTTCAGGCATTTGCATGCGCTCAGCCAACTCTTCCGGAAGTGGTTCACGACCCATCTCTTGTAGCATTTGACGAGAGATACGGTTTAGTTTGTTGATCGTTTCGATCATGTGAACCGGAATACGGATAGTACGAGCTTGGTCGGCAATCGAACGAGTGATTGCTTGACGGATCCACCAAGTAGCGTAAGTAGAGAACTTGTAACCACGACGGTATTCAAACTTATCTACCGCTTTCATCAGACCGATGTTACCTTCTTGGATTAGATCCAGGAATTGTAGACCACGGTTTGTGTACTTCTTAGCAATCGAGATTACTAGACGTAAGTTCGCTTCAACCATCTCTTTCTTCGCACGACGAGCTTTCGCTTCACCGATAGACATGCGACGGCTGATATCTTTGATGCTTTGAACAGTAAGAGACGTTTCACGTTCGATCATATCCAGCTTTTGGATAGAGCGACGGATGTCGTGCTCGTTACGTTTAATCTTTTCTGCGTATGGCTTGTCTGAAGCAAGAACTTCATCCAACCATGCTTCGCTAGATTCGTTGCCAGTAAATAGAGCAATGAAAGATTTCTTCGGCATTTTGCCGTACTCAACCGTTTGACGCATGATTAGGCGTTCTTGAGTACGTACACGATCCATAGAGTTACGCAGTTCGTTTACTAGGTAATCAAACTGTTTTGGTGTTAGACGGAACTCTTTGAATACGTCTTGCATCATTGTCGTTGCAAGCATTGCTTTCGGGCTTTCATGGCCGTACTCGTTGATCGCTAGTTGACGATTCTGGTAGCTAGTACGAAGTGCTGTGAACTTCTCAAGAGCAAGCTCAGGATCGATACCTGTATCTTCTTCTTCCTCTTCCTCGTCGTCTTCTGCGTCTTCTTTGTCTTCGTCTTCCAGATCAGTTTCAGCAAGTTCTGAACCGATGTGAGTCGCCGTTGGCGCAGCTGTGCCATCGTCGTCTGGGTCAACAAAGCCATTGATTAGGTCTGTTAAGCGAATCTCTTCTGCTTGTACGCGGTCAAACTGTTCCAAGATGTATGGAATAGTGCCTGGGTACTCAGCAACCGATAGTTGAACTGTATTGATACCATCTTCAATACGCTTCGCAATGTCGATTTCGCCTTCACGAGTCAGTAGTTCAACTGTACCCATTTCACGCATGTACATACGAACTGGGTCAGTAGTACGGCCAATCTCGCTTTCTACGCTTGAAAGCGCAGCAGCTGCAGCTTCGGCTGCATCTTCATCTATATTGGCATCGTCATCATTAAGTGCTAGATCATCAGCATCAGGTGCAGTTTCAACTACCTTGATACCCATGTCGTTAATCATTTGAATGATGTCTTCTACCTGTTCAGAATCCACGATTTCTGCAGGTAGGTGGTCGTTTACTTCGGCGTAGGTCAGATAGCCTTGTTCCTTGCCTTTAATAACAAGTAATTTAAGCTGTGACTGCGGATTTTGATCCATAGATGATATCCAACTTCAGGTCTGGTGAAGGACGTTGCATTCTCAAATGCAAACCAATTATGTTAACAAATTTATTAAATGCTGACTAATCAAACAGGGTTACGCTTTTAGATCTAGCATTAAAGCTAGTAGCTCCCTTTTTTCTTCGGCTGATAAACCGACGCTTCTTGCTTTGGCCTGCAGGTTTTCAATTTGTTTTTCAACGCACTGGGCAAGTATATTGTCCAATGAGTCTAAAAATATGTCTTCTTGATTGTCTTCGTCGAGGGGGATTTCCCAGCTCGCGAGACGAGACAGAAGAGCCTCATGTTTATTGTGTCGCCAATGCTCTAATAATTGGCCTGTGTTGATATGGGGATGCGCATGGCATTTATCAAGTACTTCGACGAATAAACTTAGGCCAGGCAGCTGTAAGCCTTTGACACTTGATAAATCCGGTACCATATCAGCATAGCTCGGATTTTGGATAAGCAAAGCGATAACTTCACGCATTGGAGTGCGTTTCAGCTCTTTATGCGGTTGAGGTGTCGGGTTCTGTGTATGAACACGCGCTCGCCTCAATTGGTTATCAAATCCAGTGCGCTCATCGAGCAATTTTTCGAGCAACTCTTGGAAGTAACTGTCAGGGATTTTGTTAATCAATGCGCTAGCGTGTGCGCGCAGTGCCGATTTCCCTTCGGTTGTTCCCAAGTTTAACTTGTGTATTTCAATCAGGTTATCGAACAAATAGGTCGAAAGCGGCGTCGCATTTTGAACAAGCTGTTCGAAAGCGGCTTTGCCGTGTTCTCTTATATAGCTGTCTGGGTCTTCACCGTCGGGCAAGAACAGAAATTTAAGCGTGTTACCGGTTTTCAGGTACTCAAGGGCATTTTCTAGTGCGCGCCATGCGGCTTCTTTACCCGCTCGGTCACCATCGTAACAACAAACCACTGTGCTGGTTTGGCGGAACAACATTTGAACGTGGTCACCGGTTGTCGAGGTGCCCAGTGATGCTACTGAGTAATCAACACCATATTGCGCGAGTGCCACGACATCCATGTAACCTTCAACCACAAGTATTTGCGGCGGTTCACGGTAGGCTTGCAGCACTTCATAAAGGCCGTAAAGCTCTTTACCTTTATGGAAGATAGGCGTTTCTGGTGAGTTGAGATATTTTGGTGTGCCGTCTTCTAATACACGACCACCAAAACCAATCACACGGCCACGACGATCGCGAATCGGGAACATTACGCGTCCACGGAATCGGTCGTATCGGTTACCTTTATCGTTCTCAATTAACATACCGCCAGTCACGAGCATGTC includes:
- a CDS encoding helix-turn-helix domain-containing protein, whose protein sequence is MSKYSRELKCIIAKQYLDGTSSLCLAKQYSISSRQIRYWAQVFAIHGTDSFLPTKHAASAQTKRKALNLMWTNEWSLTHTSAVLNLSSPGILSVWLKRFNELGIKGLKMRQKGRPSMKQQPQRTTKPDNEMTLEELKEELVYLRTENAVLKKLEELEQEKNRRTKKKRS
- a CDS encoding O-acetylhomoserine aminocarboxypropyltransferase/cysteine synthase family protein; this encodes MKDETLSIHFGYETDPTTKSVATPIYQTVAYEFDDAQHGADLFNLAVPGNIYTRIMNPTNDVLEKRMAALEGGIAGLVVSAGSAAINYAIQTLAQIGDNIVSTPQLYGGTYTLFAHMLPNQGIEVRFAKDDKPESLAALIDEKTKAVYCESIGNPAGNIIDLERVAELAHAQGVPVIVDNTVATPVLCKPIDFGADIVVHSLTKYVGGHGTTLGGVIVDSGKFPWAEHKERFPVFNQPEPSYHGVVYTEAFGEAAFIGRARTVPLRNTGAALSPMNAFMLMQGLETLSLRMERHTENALKVAEYLSQHEKVSWVSYAGLPSSEFYPLAEKYMQGKPSAILSFGLKDGYEAGVRFYDALQIFKRLVNIGDAKSLACHPASTTHRQLSEAEQKQAGVSPEMIRLSVGIEHIDDILADLEQALSA
- the rpoD gene encoding RNA polymerase sigma factor RpoD gives rise to the protein MDQNPQSQLKLLVIKGKEQGYLTYAEVNDHLPAEIVDSEQVEDIIQMINDMGIKVVETAPDADDLALNDDDANIDEDAAEAAAAALSSVESEIGRTTDPVRMYMREMGTVELLTREGEIDIAKRIEDGINTVQLSVAEYPGTIPYILEQFDRVQAEEIRLTDLINGFVDPDDDGTAAPTATHIGSELAETDLEDEDKEDAEDDEEEEEEDTGIDPELALEKFTALRTSYQNRQLAINEYGHESPKAMLATTMMQDVFKEFRLTPKQFDYLVNELRNSMDRVRTQERLIMRQTVEYGKMPKKSFIALFTGNESSEAWLDEVLASDKPYAEKIKRNEHDIRRSIQKLDMIERETSLTVQSIKDISRRMSIGEAKARRAKKEMVEANLRLVISIAKKYTNRGLQFLDLIQEGNIGLMKAVDKFEYRRGYKFSTYATWWIRQAITRSIADQARTIRIPVHMIETINKLNRISRQMLQEMGREPLPEELAERMQMPEDKIRKVLKIAKEPISMETPIGDDEDSHLGDFIEDTTLELPLDSATATSLRGATKDVLAGLTPREAKVLRMRFGIDMNTDHTLEEVGKQFDVTRERIRQIEAKALRKLRHPSRSETLRSFLDE
- the glmS gene encoding glutamine--fructose-6-phosphate transaminase (isomerizing), yielding MCGIVGAVAQRDVAEILVEGLRRLEYRGYDSAGVAVVDTESNLTRVRRLGKVQELADAVDQQHVIGGTGIAHTRWATHGEPSEANAHPHMSGDIAVVHNGIIENHEALRALLQERGYVFTSQTDTEVIAHLVEWELRTSASLVEALQKTAKQLDGAYGTVAVDRKDPSRIVVARSGSPIVIGFGVGENFLASDQLALLSVTRRFMYLEEGDVAEVTRRDVTVFDVAGERVEREIVESNAEHDAGDKGQYRHFMQKEIFEQPTALINTMEGRISDTSVITNAIGVKAEEILSKVEHVQIIACGTSYNSGMAARYWFESLAGVSCDVEIASEFRYRDFVVRPNSLLVTLSQSGETADTLAALRLAKEKGYMSAMTICNVAGSSLVRESDFAFMTRAGTEIGVASTKAFTTQLAAMLMMVTSIGRLQGRINEEKEAEIVQALHQLPADIEKALAFDKEIEALAPDFADKHHTLFLGRGEFYPIAMEASLKLKEISYIHAEAYAAGELKHGPLALIDADMPVVVIAPSNDLLEKLKSNVEEVRARGGLLYVFADEAAGFESDENMKIIKMPHVSEVTASIYYTVPMQLLSYHVALIKGTDVDQPRNLAKAVTVE
- a CDS encoding IS3 family transposase: MALTLKGKYPLKHLLHTLQLAKSVFYYQAQTSKRPNSYERELRLIKSIYHEHKGRYGYRRIHLELKNQGVVLNHKTVQRLMAQLNLKSTVRIKKYRSYRGESGTAAPNVLERDFSATQPDEKWVTDVTEFKVKEQKVYLSPIVDLFTQEVVAYRVAQNACLPLVTDMLTEAISKLKPNSKPIIHSDQGWQYRHRQYQKKVAESGLTQSMSRKGNCLDNAVAENFFALLKTEMYHNQSFEDADALIEQIKEYIEYYNTKRIKVKLKGLTPIEYRTQALKAA
- the dnaG gene encoding DNA primase, producing MAGHIPRSFIDDLLARLDIVDIVDARVKLKKKGKNYGACCPFHNEKTPSFSVSQEKQFYHCFGCGVHGNAIDFIMEFERLDFVEAIEELASFLGLDVPREQRSGEISTAPRANSEQKRNLYDLMGGISNFYRSQLKISANKPAIDYLKNRGLSGEIVQKFGIGYVADEWDLVRKNFGQQKEAQDMLVTGGMLIENDKGNRYDRFRGRVMFPIRDRRGRVIGFGGRVLEDGTPKYLNSPETPIFHKGKELYGLYEVLQAYREPPQILVVEGYMDVVALAQYGVDYSVASLGTSTTGDHVQMLFRQTSTVVCCYDGDRAGKEAAWRALENALEYLKTGNTLKFLFLPDGEDPDSYIREHGKAAFEQLVQNATPLSTYLFDNLIEIHKLNLGTTEGKSALRAHASALINKIPDSYFQELLEKLLDERTGFDNQLRRARVHTQNPTPQPHKELKRTPMREVIALLIQNPSYADMVPDLSSVKGLQLPGLSLFVEVLDKCHAHPHINTGQLLEHWRHNKHEALLSRLASWEIPLDEDNQEDIFLDSLDNILAQCVEKQIENLQAKARSVGLSAEEKRELLALMLDLKA